In Haliscomenobacter hydrossis DSM 1100, the DNA window GCTACATCGCCCAAACCTACGGGGAGCCGCGGGATCGGTATTACCAGAAAGTGGTGAGCGAAATGGATAAAATGCTGCGCTTGCCCAAAGATGCCGAAATCTGCCTCTGGTTTGAAGACGATTTGTTTTGCCAAGCCAACATGTGGTTTTTGCTATCGCTACTCGGTGAAGAATGGCAAGATGGCCGCATCAGAAGGGTTTTCCCGGTTATGGATGCAGGAGCAGACCATTGGCTGGGTTTTGGGGCTTCCAGCCCGGCAATCTTGGAACAGAGTTTTGCCCAGCGGATTCCCTTTGAGTCCAATGACCTGGACCTGGGCATCAAGTTATGGGAAGCTTACCGCTCCAGAAACTTTGAACGTTTGTTGGCTTTGTCCCACCTGCCTTCGCCTTGTTTTCGACATTTGCCAGAAGTGTGTCAGGCACAGGTAGATCGTTTTCCGGTCAAAGGTCAATTGGGGCGTCCAGAGCAATTGATCGCTGATATTCTGCAACATACTCCCAACGATTTCCATACTGTTTTTGCGGCTTTTGGCCAAAAAGCAGGGGTGTATGGGTTTGGGGACGCACAGGTGAAGGGGATGTATGAGCGGGTATTGGGGATGGAATTGATTTAATAGACTTGTTGTAACGGGAGACTGCTTGGCTCAAAATGGTCTTTTTTCAAGATAAAGCCAATTCATTTGGAATTATAGTAAACATGAGTCATCCCGAATTTTTTAGTACAACAAAAGCGACACTTTTTTAGCACAAAGGACACAAAGGAAAGCACAAAGAACACAAGGCAGCGCTTGTTTTTGTGCACTTTGTGCTTTCCTTTGTGTCCTTTGTGCTACTTTTTTGATCCGCTTTGGTCTTTTTAAACATTCGGGATGACTCATGTTTACGAATTTTATCAATAACCCGATCCAAAGCCAACTTTCTCCTGCCCAAAAGGCTCCATTACCTAAAGCATCTCCGTAAACCAACTTCACCAAGCAAACATTCAAATGTCCAGCAA includes these proteins:
- a CDS encoding DUF1835 domain-containing protein — its product is MIFHILNGDSLAHTFAQSNIPGELIICREALIDGPVQANSLDTFWGIRASYIAQTYGEPRDRYYQKVVSEMDKMLRLPKDAEICLWFEDDLFCQANMWFLLSLLGEEWQDGRIRRVFPVMDAGADHWLGFGASSPAILEQSFAQRIPFESNDLDLGIKLWEAYRSRNFERLLALSHLPSPCFRHLPEVCQAQVDRFPVKGQLGRPEQLIADILQHTPNDFHTVFAAFGQKAGVYGFGDAQVKGMYERVLGMELI